The window GTAAATGACAGGTTATTTTTGTTGCTCCATTTGTTCAATAAAATGTTCTAATTCTCTTCGATCAGCAGGTTGACCGTGGCCATGAACATATAAATCTGCTTCCTCTGCGACTAACTTTTTAAGAATGTCCAGAGAATATGTATCTGTTTTCTTTAAATGGATTGGAGGTTTCAGTTATTTTTTGATTTTCCCGGCGGTCTTTCAATTTATGACCTCGTTCTCTGAGCGAATCGGAGCCTCAGAAGTCTATGGGCTCAATCAGTACTTTTCATTTATGTTTCGCTTGATCCTCCCGATCGGGGTGGTTTTTGAACTACCCCTGATCATCATGTTTTCCACCCACATGGAGCTCATAACACCGTTAAAATTAAAAACATCTAGAAAATACGCGTATATCTTCCTGTTGGTCCTGGCGCCGATGATCACACCGCCCGATATCGTATCACATGTCCTGGTGACACCCCCTTTGATTCTTTTGTATGAAGTCAGTATTGTTTGTTCGAACATGGTGTTTGTAAAGAAACAGAGTTATAAAACTATAAATCTTCCATCCTAATACATATATTTGCTGGATTGGTCCGGCACCTTTGTACATTTTATACAGGAACAAGGGTGTGATAGCTTTTTCTGTCCCTTCTGGCAGTTCCACCAATTTTCGGATCATACCAGACACCCTTGCCATTGGCTATACTTCTATCCTAGTCATCATACCGAAACACCTTATAACATGATATAATTCATTTAATAGTGTTATTGAAAGGATTGATAGGATG of the Alkalihalobacillus sp. TS-13 genome contains:
- a CDS encoding twin-arginine translocase subunit TatC, producing MSREYVSVFFKWIGGFSYFLIFPAVFQFMTSFSERIGASEVYGLNQYFSFMFRLILPIGVVFELPLIIMFSTHMELITPLKLKTSRKYAYIFLLVLAPMITPPDIVSHVLVTPPLILLYEVSIVCSNMVFVKKQSYKTINLPS